A window of the Megalopta genalis isolate 19385.01 chromosome 2, iyMegGena1_principal, whole genome shotgun sequence genome harbors these coding sequences:
- the LOC117219255 gene encoding uncharacterized protein LOC117219255, with the protein MRKFQVLTVNNDLVQKANLQIGNNIIPQNVGTERKNGQITKYAATINLLPNNELTLTPVVSCFMRSSETSRWQLLKLGTTVPIKPGDICSLVSDKCCFKIVPVPSTMEIKEEHAVKRKAEGDIDCDIPDKMLCSESGEGDNLRSVNNVSNDTLTNNNNTITIKDQEICIPKKDLSNGVVATEPISPIIGTIHASSSSNADEMHASNSASPDNIVTRNTELHASEQANKQNVAARTTSKTPRREKCIYGEKCYRRNPHHRAKFTHPKDPDYDIPDNRKECPYGTKCYRKNPQHKEEYKHTIKKATNDKKRNHQKPSQPLLYDLSDIEDLFADDSEEESVDESEYEPTSEAEYSDYDEHFDQNESDWEDDTFDD; encoded by the exons ATGAGAAAGTTTCAAGTACTTACGGTGAATAATGATTTGGTGCAAaaagcaaatttacaaattggtAATAATATTATCCCACAAAACGTTGGTACTGAA cGGAAAAATGGTCAAATTACCAAATATGCAGCAACGATCAATTTGTTACCTAACAATGAATTGACACTAACGCCG GTTGTATCGTGTTTCATGAGATCTTCTGAAACCTCTCGATGGCAATTACTTAAGCTGGGTACTACTGTTCCAATTAAACCAGGTGACATTTGTTCTTTGGTATCAGATAAATGTTGCTTTAAAATTGTACCTGTACCTTCCACAATGGAAATTAAGGAGGAACATGCTGTGAAACGAAAA GCTGAAGGAGACATAGATTGTGATATACCTGACAAAATGCTTTGTTCAGAGTCAGGGGAAGGAGATAATTTACGATCTGTTAACAATGTATCAAATGATACATTaactaataacaataatacaattacaataaAAGATCAAGAAATTTGTATACCTAAAAAGGATTTATCAAATGGTGTAGTTGCTACAGAACCAATAAGTCCAATTATTGGGACAATTCATGCATCTAG TTCCAGCAATGCAGATGAAATGCATGCATCAAATTCAGCGAGTCCAGACAATATTGTAACAAGAAATACCGAATTGCATGCTTCAGAGCAAGCAAATAAGCAAAATGTGGCTGCTCGTACTACATCAAAAACGCCTAGAAGAGAGAAGTGCATATATGGAGAAAAATGTTATag GAGAAATCCACATCACAGAGCTAAATTTACTCATCCCAAGGATCCTGATTACGATATTCCAGATAACAGAAAAGAGTGTCCTTATGGTACAAAGTGTTATCGTAAAAATCCTCAACATAAAGAGGAATATAAACACACAATAAAAAAAGCTACTAACGATAAGAAAAGAAATCATCAAAAGCCATCGCAACCGTTATTGTATGATTTATCTGACATAGAAGATTTATTTGCAGATGATTCTGAGGAAGAATCAGTAGATGAATCAGAGTACGAACCGACTAGCGAAGCGGAATATTCAGACTATGACGAACACTTTGATCAAAATGAAAGTGACTGGGAAGATGACACATTTGATGATTAA
- the Trax gene encoding translin associated factor X, translated as MSHSKGGRKTHQGNKKINIGDKGKEVLKNLDENSLVVQQFRVYAAELDDKHDRYERILKIGRDITIESKRIIYLLHSIDKKSKQESVLNEAKIRLQNVAQNNFKCIALELENEDGYQYLRAYRGSLEEYIEAFTFYHYLNSNNLEDWTELEKMITYTITDRPEVQTINTLVTPHEYILGIADLTGELMRRCINNLTQDTASCYQMCNFVRNMYTGFLSCKILNCKEMNRKLSTLKQSLCKIENVCYTIKVRGSEIPKHILIDVATKNYEENDEGYQAY; from the exons ATGTCACATTCAAAAG GAGGCAGAAAAACACACCAAGGCAATAAGAAGATTAACATCGGCGATAAAGGAAAAGAAGTGTTGAAGAATCTAGACGAGAACAGTTTGGTTGTGCAACAATTTCGCGTCTATGCAGCAGAGTTAGACGACAAACACGATCGATATGAGAGGATCTTGAAAATTGGTAGAGATATCACAATAGAGAGTAAAAGAATTATCTATCTTCTACACAGCATAGACAAAAAAAGCAAACAGGAGAGTGTATTAAATGAGGCCAAAATAAGACTGCAAAATGTTGCACAGAATAATTTTAAATGCATCGCTCTGGAATTGGAGAACGAAGATGGCTATCAATACTTGAGAGCTTATCGTGGTAGTTTAGAAGAATACATAGAAGCATTTACCTTCTACCATTAtttaaatagtaataatttaGAAGACTGGACAGAATTGGAAAAAATGATTACTTATACAATTACAGACAGACCCGAAGTACAGACAATAAATACTTTGGTCACTCCACACGAATACATCTTGGGCATTGCAGATCTAACTGGAGAACTTATGCGCAGATGTATTAACAACTTAACGCAAGACACTGCTAGTTGTTACCAAATGTGCAACTTTGTCAGAAATATGTACACAGGTTTTCTGAGCTGTAAAATACTGAATTGTAAAGAAATGAACAGGAAACTATCTACTCTAAAGCAAAGTCTGTGCAAAATAGAGAATGTTTGTTATACCATTAAAGTTAGGGGTTCTGAAATACCAAAGCACATTCTTATAGATGTAGCAACTAAAAACTATGAAGAAAACGATGAGGGATACCAAGCGTATTAG